One Capsicum annuum cultivar UCD-10X-F1 chromosome 2, UCD10Xv1.1, whole genome shotgun sequence genomic window carries:
- the LOC107859323 gene encoding GTPase ERA-like, chloroplastic has protein sequence MKAPCLNVFTTLPRNYTCPLIHCSSPSFPADNGRFRLRVSTTTRRRNIRSELFLGDEEEIEAEENDKLSNIAEKASRSRRMRRSRGVVDTEEEEDEDDEDSSMLLSLSVKPDRNLALLDDYEMEELDFISENPNHRSGYVAVLGKPNVGKSTLSNQMVGQKLSIVTDKPQTTRHRVLGICSGPEHQMILYDTPGVIEKKMHKLDSMMMKNVRSAAVNADCVLVVVDACKVPAKIDEVLEEGVGDLKYKVPTLLVLNKKDLIKPGEIAKRLEWYEKFTDVDEVIPVSAKYGHGVEDVKDWILSKLPLGPAYYPKDIASEHPERFFVAEIVREKIFLQYRNEVPYACQVNVVSYKTRPNAKDFIQVEVIVEKNTQKIILIGKEGKALKLLATAARLDIEDFLQKKVFLEVEVKVKENWRQNEGLLKNYGYGGHIQAL, from the exons ATGAAAGCGCCATGTCTAAACGTTTTTACAACTCTTCCCAGAAATTACACTTGTCCTCTTATCCACTGCTCTTCTCCTTCCTTTCCCGCCGATAATGGCCGTTTCCGGCTACGCGTCTCCACCACTACTCGCCGGAGAAACATCAGGTCGGAGCTTTTTCTCGGCGACGAAGAGGAAATTGAAGCAGAAGAAAACGACAAGCTCTCAAACATAGCTGAAAAAGCCTCTAGGAGTAGGAGAATGAGGAGGTCTAGAGGTGTTGTAGACacagaggaagaagaagatgaagacgACGAAGATTCGTCGATGTTGCTATCTCTGAGTGTGAAACCAGATAGAAATTTGGCTTTACTTGATGATTATGAAATGGAGGAGCTCGATTTTATTTCTGAAAATCCTAATCATCGCAGTG GATATGTGGCTGTGCTTGGGAAGCCGAATGTTGGGAAAAGTACACTTTCCAATCAAATGGTTGGGCAGAAATTGTCGATTGTTACTGATAAACCTCAAACTACTCGTCATCGAGTTCTTGGTATATGTTCTGGTCCAGAACATCAG ATGATACTTTATGACACTCCCGGTGTCATAGAGAAGAAAATGCATAAGTTAGATTCAATGATGATGAAGAATGTACGGAGTGCAGCTGTTAATGCAGACTGTGTGCTTGTTGTTGTAGACGCATGTAAGGTTCCTGCAAAG ATAGATGAAGTATTGGAAGAGGGTGTTGGAGACCTGAAGTATAAAGTACCGACATTGTTAGTCTTGAACAAGAAGGACCTAATCAAGCCTGGTGAAATTGCAAAGAGACTTGAG TGGTACGAGAAATTTACGGACGTTGATGAGGTCATACCCGTAAGTGCGAAGTATGGTCATGGAGTAGAAGATGTCAAAGACTGGATATTATCTAAACTTCCTCTTGGGCCTGCTTATTATCCCAAG GACATTGCTAGTGAACATCCTGAAAGATTTTTTGTGGCTGAAATTGTCAGGGAGAAGATATTTCTGCAATACCGAAATGAAGTTCCTTATGCATGCCAG GTTAATGTAGTTAGTTACAAGACTAGACCGAACGCGAAAGACTTCATTCAAGTCGAAGTAATAGTGGAGAAAAACACTCAAAAGATCATCCTTATTGGGAAG GAAGGAAAGGCTTTAAAGCTTCTCGCCACAGCTGCAAGGCTTGACATAGAAGATTTCCTACAAAAGAAAGTTTTTCTGGAG GTTGAGGTGAAGGTGAAAGAGAACTGGAGGCAAAATGAAGGTCTGTTGAAGAACTACGGCTACGGCGGCCATATTCAAGCTTTGTGA
- the LOC124896266 gene encoding uncharacterized protein LOC124896266, with product MLEIEQDNPDEIHIYVQGTTLKFTIIEYAIISGLKCLGNIEEHLFSVTSKSSLMTKYFPGSKSSVKRSLFIERFKLGNFKKNSDALNMSIIYFIHTFLYSQVHDSTISKSDFVMVENGSYGQFPWGKSSFEKLIALWRQDFFVAKQLYSMGGMPHELNVWMYECCSKVVEIKVKYEKFMAGMFSKLVYNNIRSTDEEVQSLDLPMIEGFQLKEAEIEFPPKIAADCFDKRSAVERKIVRFDSTTAEEQVCQKAPSFVSTRTVPTQKIVSSGSEHVHAEKTTPSLSLKSVCQDNSDEKWDDIKLFLQSYVDTKINCLHDLIVKQHHDSNEKMDKQHAELIQLLKHHSQKNEKQKGEEKTGNIPSKEDVEDIEIFKTLKEKEKKDVEGCSEDNATAIPDALVESVLNHNSDNTNVGTSITVHVYNDHMDVEGFSADFGSATLEFELDAILKVIAAPVDDVSIEVVPPVEPIVNQHDISDSQLPLDFSDAVVAAYQAAKTPSNIVKRIRTRSKVFKSPYTTKYASGSKAIGDQIEKQKQQFTFDGFLISDTMSSSIIEEFKQWVEEGLLKFHAKKYYEDDTDTVLTTQQDYVESVHVALIEEAITHIIKEYCMPSGLPWHQTDEVDCGVFVAGYAEYLSEEMNVPSDGFEAEYHRMRYATLLRNMIFKKQRKVIIVR from the exons ATGCTTGAGATAGAACAAGACAATCCGGATGAAATACACATTTACGTGCAAGGAACCACACTCAAGTTTACTATTATTGAGTATGCCATTATATCCGGTCTTAAATGTTTAGGAAACATCGAAGAGCACCTCTTTTCTGTTACATCAAAGTCCTCATTAATGACGAAGTATTTTCCAGGATCTAAGAGTTCTGTCAAAAGGAGTCTCTTTATAGAGCGATTCAAGTTGggcaactttaaaaaaaattctgaTGCTCTGAATATGTCAATAATTTACTTCATTCACACCTTCCTGTATTCACAAGTACATGATTCTACAATTAGCAAATCGGATTTTGTGATGGTTGAGAATGGTAGTTACGGACAATTTCCATGGGGGAAGAGTTCATTTGAAAAGCTTATCGCATTGTGGAGACAAGATTTTTTTGTCGCAAAACAGTTATACTCAATGGGGGGAATGCCTCACGAGCTGAATGTTTGGATGTATGAATGTTGTTCTAAG GTGGTTGAAATCAAAGTTAAGTACGAGAAATTTATGGCTGGTATGTTCAGCAAG TTAGTATACAACAATATACGATCAACTGATGAAGAAGTACAAAGTCTTGATTTGCCAATGATTGAGGGATTTCAATTAAAAGAAGCTGAAATTGAATTTCCTCCAAAAATTGCTGCAGATTGTTTCGATAAAAGATCTGCTGTCGAA CGAAAAATAGTCCGTTTTGATTCCACAACTGCCGAGGAGCAAGTTTGTCAGAAAGCACCATCTTTTGTTTCAACAAGAACTGTGCCAACCCAAAAAATAGTTTCTTCAGGTTCGGAGCATGTTCATGCCGAAAAGACAACTCCATCATTGTCACTCAAGTCAGTTTGTCAGGACAATTCTGATGAAAAGTGGGATGATATAAAGTTATTTTTGCAATCTTAT GTTGACACAAAAATCAATTGTCTTCATGATCTAAtagtcaaacaacatcatgacTCAAATGAAAAAATGGATAAACAACATGCCGAACTCATCCAATTGTTGAAACACCACAgccaaaaaaatgaaaag CAAAAGGGAGAAGAAAAAACAGGAAACATACCATCTAAAGAAGATGTTGAAGATATTGAAATCTTCAAAaccttgaaagaaaaagaaaaaaag GATGTAGAAGGATGCAGTGAGGATAATGCTACTGCCATCCCAGATGCTCTTGTAGAATCCGTACTAAATCACAATTCTGACAACACCAATGTTGGAACATCTATTACTGTGCATGTCTATAATGATCAcatg GATGTTGAAGGATTTAGTGCTGATTTTGGGTCTGCCACATTGGAAT TCGAGTTAGATGCGATATTGAAAGTTATTGCAGCACCAGTTGATGACGTTTCTATAGAAGTAGTTCCACCGGTAGAACCAATTGTGAACCAACACGACATCTCTGATAGTCAGCTTCCTCTTGATTTTTCTGATGCTGTTGTCGCGGCTTATCAAGCTGCGAAAACCCCTTCGAATATTGTTAAGAGAATCAGGACGAGATCCAAAGTTTTCAAGTCTCCATACACAACAAAATATGCTTCTGGATCTAAAGCAATTGGGGATCAGATCGAAAAGCAGAAACAACAATTCACTTTTGATGGTTTCCTAATATCTGACACTATGTCAAGCAGTATAATTGAAGAGTTCAAACAGTGGGTGGAGGAAGGATTATTGAAGTTTCATGCTAAAAA ATACTATGAAGACGATACAGATACAGTCCTGACTACACAACAAGATTATGTTGAATCTGTTCACGTTGCTCTAATTGAAGAGGCAATAACACATATAATCAAGGAATATTGCATGCCATCTGGTTTGCCATGGCACCAAACTGATGAGGT GGATTGTGGAGTCTTTGTTGCTGGTTATGCAGAATATCTAAGTGAAGAAATGAACGTGCCTTCTGATGGTTTTGAAGCAGAATACCATAGAATGCGTTACGCCACACTACTTCGAAATATGATATTCAAAAAGCAAAGAAAG GTAATTATTGTTAGATAA